The following are from one region of the Arachis duranensis cultivar V14167 chromosome 10, aradu.V14167.gnm2.J7QH, whole genome shotgun sequence genome:
- the LOC107470309 gene encoding uncharacterized protein LOC107470309: protein MNRRVRTSIPQHHHSFHKYLKPGALARIRDLRIISARSHRIGSICRIHLRRTSPPSSPLHAPRDTATAQPQANAADSLDGFPVFVARIYGPRCPQRKKLMAAKSVMFAPVSPAADSPDLVIDSFGSDFIMAN, encoded by the coding sequence ATGAACCGAAGGGTTAGAACAAGCATCCCCCAACACCACCACAGCTTCCACAAGTACCTAAAACCGGGTGCCCTAGCTCGAATCCGCGATTTGCGCATCATCAGCGCCAGATCTCACCGGATTGGCTCCATCTGCCGGATCCATCTCCGTCGCACTTCTCCTCCTTCCTCCCCGTTGCATGCGCCGCGGGACACCGCCACCGCTCAGCCTCAGGCCAACGCTGCCGATTCCTTGGACGGTTTCCCGGTCTTCGTTGCCAGGATCTACGGACCTCGCTGTCCGCAGCGGAAGAAGCTCATGGCCGCCAAGTCCGTTATGTTCGCTCCAGTCAGTCCCGCCGCTGACTCTCCCGATCTGGTCATTGACTCCTTCGGCAGTGACTTCATCATGGCCAATTGA